The Drosophila nasuta strain 15112-1781.00 chromosome 2R, ASM2355853v1, whole genome shotgun sequence genome segment accaaaaGCATTAGCAATAGTAGTGACAAcaatacaacagcaacattgtGTGATACTATTGTAAATGCTATGTAGTGAAGAGCAATAAAAACTAACGACTACAACAATAAGATCAGACACTATGCCACAGATTGTTGCCATCAACGAGGCGACACTCGCAGACCCCAAAATGCCAAACGACTGAAACATGAGAAACAGCTCACTAAGAGTGTCGCTGTGTAGGTGTAGTTGCTGTaggtgtgtaagtgtgtgtgtgtgtgtgttagtgatTTTGTATAGTAGTGTGTAAATGTGATATCATTTACGTGTATGTGACACACAGGACAGAGTTTAGCTCAGAGAGGGTAAGATTGGAGGGAGAACACaacgttgtcgctgtcgttgtcagGTGCTGCTCagatagcaacaacaagaaccgTAAACTGTCGCCAATTGAATGGCCGTCAATGGGGCaccccaaaaaccaaaaccaaagccaaaaaaaaatgagaaaaaaacaataaaaaaggCAAAGCTTCTCCCGTCAAGCGGGGTATCAAAATCTATGTAAATTACACACAATCATCATAATATGAGTATGTTAGTGTGTCTACGTGTGTGAATCTGTATATgagagtctgtgtgtgtgtgtgccataaAATGACACCAAGCACGAGTGTTCATTCTGCAGACGACACTTTACGCTTTGACATATAGTACGACATTTCATATAATAAGCACTATACTAAATAATCTCACGTATGCACATAACGTGCCCCCAAAAAAAGACGTGTTGCGTTTGCTATATTGAAGTGCGATTCTGTGGAATTATGCGGGGGAATAGAACAGGGAACAGAATGCGGGACAATAAGTGAATGGGCAATTCAAAAAGTCAGGCATACTTGAGTTCTAGTTATGTTGAATGGCAGCAAGTTTCTTTTTCAGCGCTTAATCGGACTTAgtaataaatttttgtattactttaTTGAATAGCGTTTTTACAGAACTATTTGGGTAGTATCTTTAGTATCTCTATTAGGAGTTTTTTTACTCTCAATCGTCAGCTGTAGtttcataaaaatttttaagaattaaaaaagaaatcttaagaataacaataaaaatggtCGTATtctgaatattattataacaatgaaatttatgGCGCTTGTTCGCAGGAAGATTTTATTTCTCTTGTtatcaacaataaatataataaacagtttctgtttttcttttttgttttaacggatcaatttaaactttttttatacAGTTCAACCGTTATGCAAATGTACAGTTATttgaacattaaaaatatgcctttaaaataaatgattttgtCTTGTCTACCTATATATATTAAAGAAGCGATAAATTTGGATGCATTCAGCACGTTGAGCAGTAATTACGAAATTTTTAAGACCCATCTGTAATTTGtgataatatttatagtagGTTAATGATATAATTATACATACCTTTTCATCCAATCTATTcaaaaaaagtttcaaaattttagcAATTCTACGAAAATTAGCTGATAAATACTAATTATTGTAAATTCAtaactaatattaaaaaaaaatgcgttCATCACAATAAGTATCAGTAATCAGTATTGGTATGTcacttattttatttcctaCTGAATGCAACGTAGTGAAAAGTAGTCTGAGGATACCATGATTACTAATCAGAATTATCTGCCGTATGCGCCCATTGATTAATATATGATGTAGATTGTTGTAAAATGCCTTGTTTCTGATTTCTTCAATGTAGATCCAAATGtgcttaaataatatatgatgTAGATTGTTGTAAAATGCCTTGTTTCTGATTTCTTCAATGTAGATCCAAATGTGCTTAAATATATTGTCTGATATTCTAATGACGTAAAAATCATCCGCTACACAACGGGCGCAATTTCCACCAACTGTTGGGGAATCACGAGTGCAAATGTCCGCAGAATTCTATTACACTGCTGGCAAAGCAACGCTCAATTCCCCAAAGCCCCCTTCGCgtttctaaaaataaacccCAAACAATTTTCAGTTCAGTGTTTAATGTGCTCAGTTGTGATAACCATTCGTGAAATGTTCATATTGTGgcttattgttgctgttgccgttgatgttgctgttgctctgcgTATACCAAAGACCCTGGGGACTCTGAGCCGAGCTCTGAGCACTGCTCGACGAGTAGCCAGGTGGACCACGAGGTCCATCCCTGCCTCGTGCTCCAGTTGCGCCGGTATAGCCGCGAGGTCCTTGCGGCCCTGGAGGTCCAGGTAGACCTTGTTGTCCAGGTGGTCCAGGTTCTCCTGGTGGTCCAGCCACGTACACATATTGCACCCCCGAAGTATCCTCCTTTTGTGTGGCGGAGTTCTCGGGCAGAATATTGAAACTCGGCCAATTGACGTTCGATTGTCCATGGACATTGAACCCCAATTGCACCCGAGGAACTACCACATAAGgcacattgttgttattgttgttgttgttgataataTTGCCGGAGGGTCGGTTGGAGCCGGAGATGATCGGTGGGCCATAAGCAATGGGCAGGGCTGTTAGTTGAGGGACCTGGTACTTGACATTCTGTTCGTTCAGCATGGGAATCGTGTTTGAATAAAGATAGTCGGGCACTCGTCGACTGTCCTTTTCGGACTCTGACTCCACAATTTGCGGCCCATTGATTCCATCGTCTTCATCACTGCGCTTGAGCTGATCACTTGCCGTATACAGAACGATTTGGGGATTATCTACCTCTGCATCGGATGCAGCGCTGCGAGCTAAGGCCGCCACGCGCAGTCCTGGCAGAAGTGCTTGTGCCTGAGAAAGACTAACGATGCCCAGGAAAAAGGCtagaaatttaaatgattagCTTAGTTTATTATCTTTAGAAATGGTTTTCTTACCCAGCGTCTTCACACTGACAATCATCTTGGTTAACTGTGCCAATAGTGCGAAGGTTCTTCACTTTTATACCCCAGCGATAATAATCGCAATCATTGATTGATTCCTGGAAGGTGCTTTTGCGCTCCCATTAATCTAGCGGTTTTGTCTTAAGTTCAATCAACTCTATTCAGAAAATCTAACTAATCTAACTGGGTCAGAACAGAGCACCACAAAAACGGGTTCCACTTAAGGCTGTAACTAGCAATTGGCTTATCTTTTTGATGATCTCGGGTGTGGTGCTTAACTAGAAGCTGTTGAGCTTGTAATCGATTTTTTATGTCGTTGATAGAGATCCAAAGATAATAAAGGTCGGGGCAGTGACGACATCTTACAAAGCTCTtctgcaaaaaaacaaacataaattatagCGAATGATATAAGAACGAACTTGTAaattatctaaaaataaattccttAAGAGCTTTTGTTATACTCCCAAGATAAGCTCAACTCCGCGGATGTAATGTTAGTCTAATTAAATCCCAAGCAGAGTTCTGAGTACTTAAAA includes the following:
- the LOC132787653 gene encoding collagen alpha-2(I) chain — encoded protein: MIVSVKTLAFFLGIVSLSQAQALLPGLRVAALARSAASDAEVDNPQIVLYTASDQLKRSDEDDGINGPQIVESESEKDSRRVPDYLYSNTIPMLNEQNVKYQVPQLTALPIAYGPPIISGSNRPSGNIINNNNNNNNVPYVVVPRVQLGFNVHGQSNVNWPSFNILPENSATQKEDTSGVQYVYVAGPPGEPGPPGQQGLPGPPGPQGPRGYTGATGARGRDGPRGPPGYSSSSAQSSAQSPQGLWYTQSNSNINGNSNNKPQYEHFTNGYHN